The Balearica regulorum gibbericeps isolate bBalReg1 chromosome 22, bBalReg1.pri, whole genome shotgun sequence genome includes a region encoding these proteins:
- the OSCP1 gene encoding protein OSCP1 isoform X1: MSARTLPLLFLNLGGEMLYILDQRLRAQSIPGEKARKDEWTDVDRKRVMNDIITTMFNKKFMEELFKPQELYSKKALRTVYDRLAHASIMRLNQASMDKLYDLMTMAFKYQVLLCPRPKDILLVTFNHLDAIKDFVRDSPGILNQVDETFRQLIETYSCLSAGEFQLIRQTLLIFFQDMHIRVSIFLKDKVQNSNGHFVLPISGPVPWGTEVPGLIRMFNRSGDEVKRTEFTTDGNYVTPQREGSFDLYGDRVLKLGTNMYSVSRPVETHMSGSSKNLASHAKENITPNPLAKEELNFLARLLGGLEVKKPGGSETGFRLNLFTTDEEEEHAALTRPEELSYKVINIEATQEPGRRAELSRILGELEVAEPRPASSAKGEDLLALMDGL, from the exons ATGTCGGCGCGGACGCTGCCGCTGCTGTTCCTCAACCTGGGCGGGGAGATGCTGTACATCCTGGACCAGCGCCTCCGCGCCCAGAGCATCCCCGGGGAGAAGGCCCGCAAAG ATGAATGGACAGATGTGGACAGGAAACGAG TTATGAATGACATCATCACAACCATGTTCAATAAAAAATTTATGGAAGAGCTGTTTAAACCACAGGAACTCTATTCCAAGAAAGCTCTGCGAACAGTGTACGACCGGCTCGCTCATGCTTCGATCATGAGGCTGAACCAGGCAAGCATGGACAAG CTGTATGACCTTATGACTATGGCTTTCAAATACCAAGTGCTGCTGTGCCCTCGGCCCAAAGACATTCTGCTGGTCACATTCAATCACCTGGACGCGATCAAGGATTTCGTACGTGATTCTCCTGGCATTCTGAACCAGGTGGACGAAACTTTCCGACAGCTGATTGAA acgTACAGCTGTCTTTCTGCGGGTGAATTTCAGCTCATCAGGCAAAcccttctcattttttttcaggacatgCACATAAGG GTCTCTATCTTTCTGAAGGATAAAGTGCAAAACTCTAATGGTCACTTTGTGCTGCCAATATCAGGGCCTGTTCCTTGGGGTACCGAAGTTCCAGGGCTCATCAG GATGTTTAATCGCAGTGGAGATGAAGTTAAAAGAACTGAGTTCACCACTGATGGAAATTATGTTACTCCACAAAGGGAAGGATCTTTTGATCTTTATGGAGACAGAGTCCTCAAACTTGGAACGAATAT GTACAGTGTTAGTCGGCCAGTAGAGACACACATGTCAGGATCATCCAAAAACTTGGCATCCCATGCAAAG GAGAATATAACCCCTAACCCTCTTGCTAAAGAAGAACTGAACTTTTTGGCCAGGCTGCTGGGAGGTCTGGAGGTCAAGAAACCTGGTGGCAGCGAGACAGGATTCCGACTGAATTTGTTCACAACTGATGAGGAGGAAGA ACACGCGGCATTGACTAGACCAGAGGAGTTATCTTACAAGGTTATCAACATAGAAGCCACGCAG GagccggggcggcgggcggagcTCTCCCGCATCCTGGGGGAGCTGGAGGTGGCGGAGCCGCGTCCGGCGAGCTCCGCGAAGGGCGAGGACCTGCTGGCGCTGATGGACGGGCTCTGA
- the LSM10 gene encoding U7 snRNA-associated Sm-like protein LSm10 has product MEVSHSVKERTIAENSLVILLQGLHGHVTTVDLRDESTATGRVTNVDAFMNMRLAEVTFTDRQGTASHLDELFVTGRNVRYVHIPDEVDIRATIERQLQAIHRVRYFGGRDKGRKEFPRTKHK; this is encoded by the coding sequence ATGGAGGTCAGTCACTCGGTCAAGGAGCGCACCATCGCTGAGAACAGCCTGGTCATCCTGCTGCAGGGCCTGCATGGCCACGTCACCACCGTGGACCTCCGCGACGAGAGCACGGCCACGGGGCGTGTCACCAACGTGGACGCCTTCATGAACATGCGTCTGGCCGAGGTGACCTTCACAGACAGGCAGGGCACGGCATCCCACCTGGACGAGCTCTTTGTGACCGGCAGAAACGTCCGCTACGTCCACATCCCTGACGAGGTGGACATCAGGGCCACCATCGAGCGGCAGCTCCAGGCCATTCACAGGGTCCGCTACTTTGGGGGCCGCGACAAGGGCAGGAAGGAGTTTCCTCGCACCAAGCACAAGTGA
- the STK40 gene encoding serine/threonine-protein kinase 40 isoform X1: MAAAGGGGACVTSVVRWPPPRSGAEAAAGRGAAGGAGGRAGPGAMEPRMKRRASDRGAGETSTKAKALCTGISGNNAKRAGPFILGPRLGNSPVPSIVQCLARKDGTDDFYQLKILTLEERGDKGIETQEERQGKMLLHTEYSLLSLLHNQEGVVHHHGLFQDRACEIIEDLEANRMVRKMKKRICLVLDCLCAHDFSDKTADLINLQHYVIKEKRLSERETVVIFYDVVRVVEALHKKNIVHRDLKLGNMVLNKRTHRITITNFCLGKHLVSEDDLLKDQRGSPAYISPDVLSGRPYRGKPSDMWALGVVLFTMLYGQFPFYDSIPQELFRKIKAAEYTIPEDGRVSENTVCLIRKLLVLDPQQRLTASEVLDSLSSIIASWQSMSSLSGPLQVVPDIDDQVANPEHPQEVKVTEECSQYEFENYMRQQLLLAEEKNTLHEAKSFLQKRQFGNIPPVRRLGHDAQPMNPLDAAILAQRYLRK, from the exons atggcggcggcggggggcggtggCGCGTGCGTCACTTCCGTTGTCAGGTGGCCGCCgccgcggagcggagcggaggcCGCGGCCGGGCGTGGGGCTGCGGGAGGCGCCGGCGGCCGCGCCGGCCCCGGGGCCATGG agcCAAGGATGAAGCGGCGAGCATCAGACAGAGGAGCTGGGGAAACATCCACTAAGGCAAAAGCTCTTTGTACAGGGATTTCTGGAAATAACGCCAAGAGAGCGGGCCCTTTCATACTAG GTCCACGTTTAGGTAACTCCCCTGTGCCAAGTATCGTTCAGTGTTTGGCAAGAAAGGATGGGACAGATGACTTTTATCAGCTAAAG ATTCTCACCTTAGAAGAAAGGGGTGATAAAGGAATAGAAACCCAGGAGGAACGACAGGGCAAGATGCTGCTGCACACAGAGtattctctcctctccctgctccacaACCAGGAAGGAGTGGTTCATCATCATGGGCTCTTTCAG GACCGAGCTTGTGAAATTATAGAAGATCTAGAAGCCAACAGAATggtcagaaaaatgaagaagcGCATTTGTCTTGTGTTAGACTGTCTCTGTGCTCATGATTTCAGTGACAAAACAGCAGATCTGATCAATCTGCAGCATTATgtcattaaagagaaaagactCAGTGAGCGGGAGACGGTAGTGATATTTTATGATGTGGTACGAGTGGTAGAAGCGTTACATAAG aaaaatattgtgcACAGAGACTTGAAACTAGGAAACATGGTGCTAAACAAAAG GACTCATCGAATAACCATAACAAACTTCTGTCTCGGAAAGCACCTCGTGAGTGAAGATGACCTGCTGAAAGACCAGCGAGGGAGCCCTGCCTACATCAGCCCAGACGTGCTTAGTG GACGGCCGTACCGTGGAAAACCCAGTGACATGTGGGCGCTGGGCGTGGTGCTCTTCACCATGCTCTATGGCCAGTTCCCCTTCTACGACAGCATACCTCAGGAGCTTTTCCGCAAAATCAAGGCTGCTGAGTACACCATCCCTGA GGATGGACGGGTCTCGGAAAACACTGTGTGCTTGATCCGAAAACTGCTGGTCTTGGATCCGCAGCAGCGTCTGACAGCTTCTGAAGTGCTGGATTCTCTCAGCTCCATCATAGCATCATG GCAGTCCATGTCCTCGCTGAGTGGCCCTTTGCAAGTGGTGCCAGACATCGATGACCAAGTGGCTAACCCTGAACACCCCCAAGAG GTGAAGGTGACGGAGGAGTGCTCGCAGTATGAGTTTGAGAACTAcatgaggcagcagctgctcttggCCGAGGAGAAGAACACCTTGCATGAGGCCAAGAGCTTCCTACAGAAGCGGCAGTTTGGGAACATCCCCCCCGTGCGACGCCTGGGCCATGACGCCCAGCCCATGAACCCTTTGGACGCAGCTATCCTGGCCCAGAGGTACCTTCGGAAGTAG
- the STK40 gene encoding serine/threonine-protein kinase 40 isoform X2: protein MKRRASDRGAGETSTKAKALCTGISGNNAKRAGPFILGPRLGNSPVPSIVQCLARKDGTDDFYQLKILTLEERGDKGIETQEERQGKMLLHTEYSLLSLLHNQEGVVHHHGLFQDRACEIIEDLEANRMVRKMKKRICLVLDCLCAHDFSDKTADLINLQHYVIKEKRLSERETVVIFYDVVRVVEALHKKNIVHRDLKLGNMVLNKRTHRITITNFCLGKHLVSEDDLLKDQRGSPAYISPDVLSGRPYRGKPSDMWALGVVLFTMLYGQFPFYDSIPQELFRKIKAAEYTIPEDGRVSENTVCLIRKLLVLDPQQRLTASEVLDSLSSIIASWQSMSSLSGPLQVVPDIDDQVANPEHPQEVKVTEECSQYEFENYMRQQLLLAEEKNTLHEAKSFLQKRQFGNIPPVRRLGHDAQPMNPLDAAILAQRYLRK from the exons ATGAAGCGGCGAGCATCAGACAGAGGAGCTGGGGAAACATCCACTAAGGCAAAAGCTCTTTGTACAGGGATTTCTGGAAATAACGCCAAGAGAGCGGGCCCTTTCATACTAG GTCCACGTTTAGGTAACTCCCCTGTGCCAAGTATCGTTCAGTGTTTGGCAAGAAAGGATGGGACAGATGACTTTTATCAGCTAAAG ATTCTCACCTTAGAAGAAAGGGGTGATAAAGGAATAGAAACCCAGGAGGAACGACAGGGCAAGATGCTGCTGCACACAGAGtattctctcctctccctgctccacaACCAGGAAGGAGTGGTTCATCATCATGGGCTCTTTCAG GACCGAGCTTGTGAAATTATAGAAGATCTAGAAGCCAACAGAATggtcagaaaaatgaagaagcGCATTTGTCTTGTGTTAGACTGTCTCTGTGCTCATGATTTCAGTGACAAAACAGCAGATCTGATCAATCTGCAGCATTATgtcattaaagagaaaagactCAGTGAGCGGGAGACGGTAGTGATATTTTATGATGTGGTACGAGTGGTAGAAGCGTTACATAAG aaaaatattgtgcACAGAGACTTGAAACTAGGAAACATGGTGCTAAACAAAAG GACTCATCGAATAACCATAACAAACTTCTGTCTCGGAAAGCACCTCGTGAGTGAAGATGACCTGCTGAAAGACCAGCGAGGGAGCCCTGCCTACATCAGCCCAGACGTGCTTAGTG GACGGCCGTACCGTGGAAAACCCAGTGACATGTGGGCGCTGGGCGTGGTGCTCTTCACCATGCTCTATGGCCAGTTCCCCTTCTACGACAGCATACCTCAGGAGCTTTTCCGCAAAATCAAGGCTGCTGAGTACACCATCCCTGA GGATGGACGGGTCTCGGAAAACACTGTGTGCTTGATCCGAAAACTGCTGGTCTTGGATCCGCAGCAGCGTCTGACAGCTTCTGAAGTGCTGGATTCTCTCAGCTCCATCATAGCATCATG GCAGTCCATGTCCTCGCTGAGTGGCCCTTTGCAAGTGGTGCCAGACATCGATGACCAAGTGGCTAACCCTGAACACCCCCAAGAG GTGAAGGTGACGGAGGAGTGCTCGCAGTATGAGTTTGAGAACTAcatgaggcagcagctgctcttggCCGAGGAGAAGAACACCTTGCATGAGGCCAAGAGCTTCCTACAGAAGCGGCAGTTTGGGAACATCCCCCCCGTGCGACGCCTGGGCCATGACGCCCAGCCCATGAACCCTTTGGACGCAGCTATCCTGGCCCAGAGGTACCTTCGGAAGTAG
- the OSCP1 gene encoding protein OSCP1 isoform X2 → MSARTLPLLFLNLGGEMLYILDQRLRAQSIPGEKARKVMNDIITTMFNKKFMEELFKPQELYSKKALRTVYDRLAHASIMRLNQASMDKLYDLMTMAFKYQVLLCPRPKDILLVTFNHLDAIKDFVRDSPGILNQVDETFRQLIETYSCLSAGEFQLIRQTLLIFFQDMHIRVSIFLKDKVQNSNGHFVLPISGPVPWGTEVPGLIRMFNRSGDEVKRTEFTTDGNYVTPQREGSFDLYGDRVLKLGTNMYSVSRPVETHMSGSSKNLASHAKENITPNPLAKEELNFLARLLGGLEVKKPGGSETGFRLNLFTTDEEEEHAALTRPEELSYKVINIEATQEPGRRAELSRILGELEVAEPRPASSAKGEDLLALMDGL, encoded by the exons ATGTCGGCGCGGACGCTGCCGCTGCTGTTCCTCAACCTGGGCGGGGAGATGCTGTACATCCTGGACCAGCGCCTCCGCGCCCAGAGCATCCCCGGGGAGAAGGCCCGCAAAG TTATGAATGACATCATCACAACCATGTTCAATAAAAAATTTATGGAAGAGCTGTTTAAACCACAGGAACTCTATTCCAAGAAAGCTCTGCGAACAGTGTACGACCGGCTCGCTCATGCTTCGATCATGAGGCTGAACCAGGCAAGCATGGACAAG CTGTATGACCTTATGACTATGGCTTTCAAATACCAAGTGCTGCTGTGCCCTCGGCCCAAAGACATTCTGCTGGTCACATTCAATCACCTGGACGCGATCAAGGATTTCGTACGTGATTCTCCTGGCATTCTGAACCAGGTGGACGAAACTTTCCGACAGCTGATTGAA acgTACAGCTGTCTTTCTGCGGGTGAATTTCAGCTCATCAGGCAAAcccttctcattttttttcaggacatgCACATAAGG GTCTCTATCTTTCTGAAGGATAAAGTGCAAAACTCTAATGGTCACTTTGTGCTGCCAATATCAGGGCCTGTTCCTTGGGGTACCGAAGTTCCAGGGCTCATCAG GATGTTTAATCGCAGTGGAGATGAAGTTAAAAGAACTGAGTTCACCACTGATGGAAATTATGTTACTCCACAAAGGGAAGGATCTTTTGATCTTTATGGAGACAGAGTCCTCAAACTTGGAACGAATAT GTACAGTGTTAGTCGGCCAGTAGAGACACACATGTCAGGATCATCCAAAAACTTGGCATCCCATGCAAAG GAGAATATAACCCCTAACCCTCTTGCTAAAGAAGAACTGAACTTTTTGGCCAGGCTGCTGGGAGGTCTGGAGGTCAAGAAACCTGGTGGCAGCGAGACAGGATTCCGACTGAATTTGTTCACAACTGATGAGGAGGAAGA ACACGCGGCATTGACTAGACCAGAGGAGTTATCTTACAAGGTTATCAACATAGAAGCCACGCAG GagccggggcggcgggcggagcTCTCCCGCATCCTGGGGGAGCTGGAGGTGGCGGAGCCGCGTCCGGCGAGCTCCGCGAAGGGCGAGGACCTGCTGGCGCTGATGGACGGGCTCTGA